In Sulfurihydrogenibium sp., the DNA window TATAAATACCAAAGGGAATAAATGAATGATTTGAAATAAATTTTAAAAGCCATTTAATCGCAAATAAAGCAGATATAAAAGCAACTGTAAAGCCCACTATTAGATTTTCCCAATCTGAAAGATTAAAATTTGAATGATTTTTGTATACATCATAAAAAGTTGCCATAAACATCGTTGGAACTGCAAGCATAAAAGAAAATTCCGCCGCTGTTTTTCTGTTTAATCCAAGAAGTAATCCACCTACAATAGTAGCACCAGACCTTGAAGTACCAGGAATCATAGCCAAAGATTGAAAAACTCCTATTAAAAATGCTTTTTGATATGGCACTTCATATATTGAGTTAATATTATAGCTTTTATTTTTATGATAAAGTTCTATCAATATTAAAAGCAGCCCTCCAAAAACAAGCATGAAAACAACTATGTAAGGATTAAACAAACTTTTGATAATTTTGTATAAGACAAACCCTAAAATACCTGTTGGAATAAATGCTATCAGTATTCTTTTCATTAAATTTGTATCTAAAAACTTCTTAAAGTATAAAAATACAACCGCCAATATTGAGCCAAGCTGAATCGATACTTCAAAGGCTTTGTGTTGTTCTGTCTGCTGTATTCCAAGCAGGTTTGAAACCAGTATTAAATGACCTGTTGATGAGATAGGTAAAAACTCTGTAAGACCTTCCACTACTCCTAAAATAACAGCTTCTAAGGTTGTCAATAGATACTCCTAAATTTGTTTTTAATCAAATTTTACCATAATATCATCAAAAAATTACTATTTCCGAAAAAGCTCATTCTGAATCTTTAAAATGAATTGAGGGTTGATGAATAACAAATCAAGTTGGTTTCCTGTC includes these proteins:
- a CDS encoding undecaprenyl-diphosphate phosphatase; the encoded protein is MTTLEAVILGVVEGLTEFLPISSTGHLILVSNLLGIQQTEQHKAFEVSIQLGSILAVVFLYFKKFLDTNLMKRILIAFIPTGILGFVLYKIIKSLFNPYIVVFMLVFGGLLLILIELYHKNKSYNINSIYEVPYQKAFLIGVFQSLAMIPGTSRSGATIVGGLLLGLNRKTAAEFSFMLAVPTMFMATFYDVYKNHSNFNLSDWENLIVGFTVAFISALFAIKWLLKFISNHSFIPFGIYRIILGILYYFIVLR